The following DNA comes from Sporichthya brevicatena.
AAGGTCAGCGTCGACATCGAGAACAACGTCCGCATGCTCTGGGTGCTGCGTGACGTCCTCGGGGTGACCGGCCCGAAGTACGGCTGCGGCATCCGCGTCTGCCAGGCCTGCACCTCCCACCTGAACGGCAAGCACTTCAACCCGTGCTCGGTGCCGGTCTCGGACATCAAGTCCTCGGACCGCATCACCACGATCGAGGGCCTCGCCAAGACGGCCAAGGGCAGCCTGCACCCGGTCCAGGAAGCCTGGATCAAGTACGACGTCGCCCAGTGCGGTTACTGCCAGCCCGGCCAGATCATGGCCGCGACCGCGCTGATCAACCGGGTGAAGAAGTCCGGCCGCAAGATCTCCGAGGCCGACCTCGACACGCTGCGCAACGTCTGCCGCTGCGGCACCTACCCCCGCATCCGCGAGGCCGTGAAGTACGCCGCCGCCCGTATGTGAACCGTCAGATCTCGGCGGAGTCGCCGTGGCGGGCGAACCGGCTGTGCACGATCGTCCAGACGTCGCCGCTCTTCTCCGCGCGGGTCACGCGGCCGCCGATCAGGTCCCGGACCGCCGACGCCGCCCCGGGCATCCTGCCTCAGGCGGCCCGCACCGGGTGGCCGCCCGAGTTGACGTACTCGACGAGGTTCGGTGAGACGCCGAGGACCACGCCGTACTCGCCGTGGTGGAGACGGATCCCGCGGGCGTCCCAGCTGACCTGCCAGCCGTGCGTGTCGATCAGGTAGGTCAGCGAACGCACCAGGGCTTCCGCCGCGTCCTGCGGCGTCCGCGGCTCCATGTTCGTCTCCCACGTCACGCGCCGGCACAGCTCGCGCGGGTCGAGCGCGGCGAGTTCGTCGATCCG
Coding sequences within:
- a CDS encoding (2Fe-2S)-binding protein; the protein is MARHSFVLNGKKVSVDIENNVRMLWVLRDVLGVTGPKYGCGIRVCQACTSHLNGKHFNPCSVPVSDIKSSDRITTIEGLAKTAKGSLHPVQEAWIKYDVAQCGYCQPGQIMAATALINRVKKSGRKISEADLDTLRNVCRCGTYPRIREAVKYAAARM